In Microtus pennsylvanicus isolate mMicPen1 chromosome 17, mMicPen1.hap1, whole genome shotgun sequence, one genomic interval encodes:
- the Otos gene encoding otospiralin, with product MQACMLWWLAIGVLLAIPAGAKPMPEETDPYTQPPAMPYWPFSTSDFWNYVQYFQTQGAYPQIEDMARTFFAHFPLGSTLGFHVPYQED from the exons ATGCAAGCCTGCATGCTGTGGTGGCTGGCCATTGGCGTCCTGCTGGCGATTCCTGCAG GAGCCAAACCGATGCCAGAGGAAACAG ACCCCTACACTCAGCCACCAGCCATGCCCTACTGGCCTTTCTCCACCTCTGACTTCTGGAACTACGTGCAATATTTCCAGACCCAGGGTGCATACCCACAGATCGAGGACATGGCCAGGACCTTCTTTGCACACTTCCCTCTGGGGAGCACCCTGGGCTTCCATGTCCCCTACCAGGAGGACTGA
- the Cops9 gene encoding COP9 signalosome complex subunit 9: protein MKPAVDEMFPEGAGPYVDLDEAGGSTGLLMDLAANEKAVHADFFNDFEDLFDDDDVQ, encoded by the exons ATGAAGCCAGCCGTGGACGAGATGTTTCCCGAGGGCGCGGGGCCGTACGTGGACCTGGACGAG GCTGGAGGGAGCACCGGGCTCTTGATGGACTTGGCAGCCAATGAAAAGGCAGTTCATGCGGACTTTTTTAATG ATTTTGAAGATctctttgatgatgatgatgtccaGTGA
- the LOC142836887 gene encoding olfactory receptor 9S13: MATAVHRNGSLSAVSLQVFVLVGFGGGAETQTLLFAAFLALYVVTVLGNLTMIVVITLDARLHSPMYFFLKNLSFVDLCLSSVIAPKAMTIFLSSSKVISFEGCATQFFFFSLLATTETFLLAVMAYDRFMAICSPLRYPVTMCPMTCARLVLGTFSVGCLNSIVQTSLTFQLPFCSSNRIDYFYCDVPPLLQLACGSTALNELLLFGLCGFIIVSTTLAVLVSYGYITVTILRMHSGSGRHKVFSTCGSHLTAVSLFYGTLFVMYAQPGAVTSMAQGKVVSIFYTLVIPMLNPLIYSLRNKDVKDALWRLGHRHNLVKKGGQ, encoded by the coding sequence ATGGCCACAGCAGTCCACAGAAATGGGAGTCTCTCGGCAGTGTCCTTGCAGGTGTTTGTGCTGGTGGGATTTGGGGGAGGTGCAGAGACCCAGACCCTTCTCTTTGCTGCCTTTCTGGCCCTGTATGTGGTGACCGTCCTGGGCAACCTCACCATGATCGTGGTCATCACCCTGGATGCCCGCCTGCActcccccatgtacttcttcctcaagAACCTGTCCTTTGTCgacctctgcctctcttctgttATTGCCCCTAAAGCCATGAccatcttcctttcctcctcaaagGTCATCAGCTTTGAGGGATGTGCCACCcagttcttctttttctccttgttgGCTACCACTGAGACTTTTCTCTTAGctgtgatggcctatgaccgttTCATGGCCATCTGCAGTCCCCTGAGGTACCCTGTGACCATGTGCCCTATGACCTGTGCCCGTCTGGTTCTGGGTACCTTCTCTGTGGGCTGCCTGAACTCCATTGTGCAGACCAGCCTCACGTTCCAGCTGCCCTTCTGCAGCTCCAACCGTATTGACTACTTCTACTGTGACGTTCCCCCACTGCTCCAGCTGGCCTGCGGCAGCACAGCTCTCAATGAGCTCCTgctctttggcctctgtgggttcATCATTGTGAGCACTACCTTAGCTGTGCTGGTTTCCTATGGCTACATCACCGTGACCATCCTCAGGATGCACTCAGGATCTGGGAGGCACAAGGTCTTCTCCACCTGTGGCTCTCATCTGACAGCCGTGTCCTTGTTTTATGGCACCCTTTTTGTCATGTACGCACAGCCGGGAGCAGTGACATCCATGGCACAGGGCAAAGTGGTCTCCATCTTCTACACCCTGGTGATCCCCATGCTCAACCCCCTCATCTACAGTCTGCGCAACAAGGATGTGAAGGACGCCCTGTGGCGGCTGGGACACAGACACAACCTTGTGAAGAAGGGTGGACAGTGA